The Paenibacillus sp. 481 DNA window ACAACTCCATAACCGGAGCTTCTTCAATGACTTTGCCGGCATACATAACGACAACATAATCGGCCATTTCTGCTACGACACCAAGGTCGTGTGTAATCATCATAATCGAAGTATTAAATTCCTTCTTAATGTTACGCATCAAATCCAAAATTTGCGCCTGAATCGTAACATCAAGTGCAGTCGTAGGCTCATCTGCTACTAACAGCTTCGGTTCACAGCTTAACGACATCGCGATCATAATACGTTGACGCATACCGCCACTCAACTCATGCGGATAAGCGTTGAAAATTTGCTCGGCACGCGGAATGCCAACCATATCAATCAGTTCAATCGCGCGTTTTTTCGCTGCTTGCTTGGACATTCCTTTATGCAAAATAAGCGGCTCTGTCAATTGTTCGCCGATTTTCAATACCGGGTTCAATGACGTCATCGGCTCTTGGAAAATCATCGCGATTTCGTTACCACGAATGTGACGCATTTCGCGCTCTTTTATTTTCAATAAATCTTGGCCTTTATATAAAATTTCTCCGCCTTCAACTTTACCAGGCGCTCCAACAAGACGCATCAACGACATGGCCGTAACGCTCTTGCCACAACCTGATTCACCGACGACACATACCGTTTCACCTTCACGAATTGAGAAGCTGACATCGTTAACCGCTTTCACGACTCCGGCTCCGGTATAGAAGTTTGTGCGCAGATTGCGAA harbors:
- a CDS encoding ABC transporter ATP-binding protein, producing MANNLIEFRNLRTNFYTGAGVVKAVNDVSFSIREGETVCVVGESGCGKSVTAMSLMRLVGAPGKVEGGEILYKGQDLLKIKEREMRHIRGNEIAMIFQEPMTSLNPVLKIGEQLTEPLILHKGMSKQAAKKRAIELIDMVGIPRAEQIFNAYPHELSGGMRQRIMIAMSLSCEPKLLVADEPTTALDVTIQAQILDLMRNIKKEFNTSIMMITHDLGVVAEMADYVVVMYAGKVIEEAPVMELFKNPKHPYTQGLLRAKPVINQRQKRLYTIPGQVPNPVELGNNCYFNDRCEHCMAICTETQPTLNTYGEGHKAACWLYEKEGEAK